One part of the Halopenitus persicus genome encodes these proteins:
- a CDS encoding winged helix-turn-helix transcriptional regulator: MSSPELLETDDAGTDASTDTPTDASAETTSGAGAAASEASDAAADVDDAAAANPGACPVVDSIEQIGSRWRLVVLHELQNGEVRFNELKRSTDANARTLSRVLEDLQETGFVERRLEEDAPVATYYSLTPKGESLCPVFDAIEGWADEWLAACQE, encoded by the coding sequence ATGTCATCGCCGGAACTTCTCGAGACCGACGACGCCGGAACCGACGCCAGCACCGACACTCCGACCGACGCCAGCGCCGAAACCACGTCCGGTGCCGGAGCCGCCGCGTCCGAAGCGTCGGACGCCGCTGCCGACGTTGACGATGCCGCCGCGGCGAATCCGGGCGCGTGTCCGGTGGTCGACTCGATCGAACAGATCGGCTCGCGCTGGCGGCTCGTGGTCCTCCACGAGCTCCAGAACGGCGAAGTACGGTTCAACGAGCTGAAACGATCGACGGACGCCAACGCGCGCACCCTCTCGCGGGTGCTCGAGGACCTCCAGGAGACCGGCTTCGTCGAGCGCCGGCTCGAGGAGGACGCGCCGGTCGCGACCTACTACAGCCTCACGCCGAAGGGGGAGTCGTTGTGTCCGGTCTTCGACGCGATCGAGGGCTGGGCCGACGAGTGGCTCGCCGCCTGCCAGGAGTAG
- a CDS encoding DoxX family protein encodes MLPEIATLPLQSASPFDAPLAAELFLLARVVFGGVLAFTGINHFLDVEGMAGYAEMKGVPLPTFSVIASGVLLVFGGLGIAVGVLPALAAGALALFLLVATPMMHDFWAVPEDQQESEMTSFLKNAGLFAASIGFLALASIEWPYAIGVGVF; translated from the coding sequence ATGTTACCAGAAATCGCGACGTTACCGCTACAGTCCGCTTCCCCGTTCGACGCTCCGCTCGCCGCGGAGCTGTTCCTGCTCGCCCGCGTCGTCTTCGGCGGCGTGCTGGCGTTCACGGGCATCAACCACTTCCTCGACGTCGAGGGAATGGCCGGCTACGCCGAGATGAAGGGCGTTCCGCTGCCGACGTTCTCCGTGATCGCCTCCGGCGTGCTCCTCGTCTTCGGCGGGCTCGGGATCGCGGTCGGCGTCCTGCCCGCGCTCGCCGCGGGTGCGCTCGCCCTGTTCCTGCTCGTGGCGACGCCGATGATGCACGACTTCTGGGCGGTGCCGGAGGACCAACAGGAGTCCGAGATGACGAGTTTCCTCAAGAACGCCGGCCTGTTTGCGGCCTCGATCGGCTTCCTCGCGCTCGCCTCGATCGAGTGGCCCTACGCGATCGGCGTCGGCGTCTTTTAA
- a CDS encoding VOC family protein — protein MTETPSTTGLHHVTNICTDMDETVAFYEDVLGWNTVKRTQNYDDPGTKHYYFSPTPAGEPGTVVTYFEYPNSRGAPGPGASHHFAFGVEDEATLREWQDHLRDRGVRVSAVKDRTYFKSIYFSDPDGLVFELATQEPGFTVDEETPGETEIDPFEEGYEN, from the coding sequence ATGACCGAAACACCGTCGACCACGGGCCTGCACCACGTGACGAACATCTGTACGGACATGGACGAGACCGTCGCCTTCTACGAGGACGTCCTCGGCTGGAACACGGTCAAGCGGACCCAGAACTACGACGACCCCGGGACCAAACACTACTACTTCTCGCCCACGCCCGCCGGCGAGCCCGGCACCGTCGTCACCTACTTCGAGTACCCGAACTCGCGTGGCGCGCCCGGTCCGGGCGCGAGCCACCACTTCGCGTTCGGCGTCGAGGACGAGGCGACCCTCCGGGAGTGGCAGGACCACCTGCGCGACCGGGGCGTTCGGGTCTCGGCGGTCAAGGACCGGACGTATTTCAAGAGCATCTACTTCAGCGACCCCGACGGCCTGGTCTTCGAGCTCGCGACCCAAGAACCGGGATTCACGGTCGACGAGGAGACCCCCGGCGAGACCGAGATCGACCCGTTCGAGGAGGGATACGAGAACTGA
- a CDS encoding flavin reductase family protein, with amino-acid sequence MADDTDRGADEPRTRSDGPGDADTARSVRGGEPDAFGSPYRLLSGSVVPRPIAWVSSRGPAGENLAPYSFFTVAAIDPPILLFAPAATREVPKDSLANALETEAFAINVVTRDLVAAMNETAATLPPGESEFDRAGITPVECDRIDAPRVGEAAVSFECALHDTVSVGGSTLVLGEVVYAHVDEAITTDGKLDVRKLDVVGRLAGNWYAETGDRFELERPP; translated from the coding sequence ATGGCGGACGATACCGATCGCGGCGCCGACGAACCGCGAACGCGAAGCGACGGCCCAGGCGACGCCGACACAGCCCGCAGCGTCCGCGGCGGGGAGCCCGACGCGTTCGGGTCCCCGTACCGGCTCCTCTCGGGGTCGGTCGTCCCCCGGCCGATCGCGTGGGTGTCCTCGCGCGGGCCGGCCGGAGAGAACCTCGCGCCGTACAGTTTCTTCACGGTCGCGGCGATAGACCCGCCGATCCTGCTGTTCGCGCCGGCGGCCACCCGGGAGGTCCCCAAGGACTCGCTGGCGAACGCGCTCGAGACCGAGGCGTTCGCGATCAACGTCGTCACGCGCGATCTCGTCGCGGCGATGAACGAGACCGCCGCCACGCTGCCGCCCGGGGAGAGCGAGTTCGACCGCGCCGGGATCACGCCCGTCGAGTGCGACCGGATCGACGCGCCGCGGGTCGGGGAGGCGGCCGTGAGCTTCGAGTGTGCGCTGCACGACACGGTTTCGGTCGGCGGGTCGACGCTCGTCCTCGGCGAGGTCGTCTACGCCCACGTCGACGAGGCGATCACGACCGACGGGAAACTCGACGTTCGAAAGCTCGACGTCGTCGGCCGGCTCGCCGGGAACTGGTACGCCGAGACCGGCGACCGGTTCGAGCTCGAGCGGCCGCCGTGA